The following proteins are co-located in the Colletotrichum lupini chromosome 4, complete sequence genome:
- a CDS encoding GDSL-like Lipase/Acylhydrolase has product MEWCGVQYLQQMTTLEIRVRSTKRGEKEAGFLAQGGAAVCSGLHQGFESFSLAAPAFDQGRRGKVQVVNEAVGILVKGKGGPEMVLVYEEDGRPVRRRTSVSGVAPTSSASSSASQSLPRSTQQAAAPSEEDSNQTTTTEDSTMKPQALLSAAAFLPAFVSAAPSADKRAAKPPAFFLAGDSTTAVQSTGGGGWGNGFLSFLKKPAFGTNYGRNGRTTVDYVSQGHWATVKDAVKSNTANFDVYVTIQFGHNDQKPEKNISLDQYQTNLGNLAKEIKALGATPILVTPLTRRSFNSAGVVTNNLSNERERTIAAATETKTTYIDLNLNSRKYVQAIGETKAHSYNLVESDNTHLNAEGSVVFGRLVADLVLQKNKGLEQWFTPNNTLSDEIWKAINSSTV; this is encoded by the exons ATGGAGTGGTGTGGTGTTCAATACCTGCAGCAGATGAC GACTTTGGAGATTCGGGTTCGTTCTACCAAGCGAGGGGAGAAAGAAGCTGGGTTCCTGGCCCAGGGAGGTGCGGCTGTCTGCTCGGGGTTGCATCAAGGATTCGAGAGCTTTTCCTTGGCTGCACCGGCGTTCGACCAGGGACGGCGTGGCAAGGTTCAGGTGGTAAACGAAGCTGTCGGTATACTCGTAAAGGGTAAAGGGGGACCTGAGATGGTTCTCGTATATGAAGAGGATGGGCGTCCGGTGCGACGAAGGACGTCTGTCTCTGGAGTTGCTCCTACTTCCTCAGCTTCGTCTTCAGCTTCACAGTCATTACCACGCAGCACCCAGCAAGCAGCAGCACCTTCTGAAGAAGACTCGAACCAGACAACCACCACAGAAGACTCTACGATGAAGCCTCAAGCCCTCCTCTCCGCCGCGGCCTTCCTCCCGGCCTTCGTCTCGGCTGCCCCGTCAGCGGACAAGAGAGCCGCAAAGCCTCCCGCGTTCTTCCTCGCCGGTGACTCGACTACCGCGGTGCAGTCTACTGGTGGTGGCGGTTGGGGCAATGGCTTCCTCAGCTTCCTGAAGAAGCCGGCGTTCGGCACAAACTACGGCCGCAACGGACGTACTACGGTCGACTATGTCAGCCAGGGACACTGGGCTACCGTCAAGGACGCAGTCAAGTCCAACACGGCCAACTTTGATGTCTATGTGACGATTCAG TTCGGCCACAACGATCAAAAGCCCGAAAAGAACATCTCCCTCGACCAGTACCAGACAAACCTCGGCAACCTCGCCAAGGAAATCAAGGCCCTCGGCGCGACGCCCATCCTCGTCACCCCTCTCACGCGCCGCAGCTTCAACTCGGCGGGCGTCGTGACCAACAACCTCTCCAACGAGCGCGAGCGCACCATCGCCGCGGCGACGGAGACCAAGACTACCTACATTGACCTCAACCTCAACAGCCGCAAGTACGTCCAGGCCATCGGCGAGACAAAGGCCCACTCGTACAACCTCGTCGAGAGCGACAACACGCACCTCAACGCCGAGGGCAGCGTCGTGTTTGGACGGTTGGTGGCGGACCTTGTGCTGCAGAAGAACAAGGGGCTCGAGCAGTGGTTCACGCCCAACAATACGTTGAGCGATGAGATTTGGAAGGCGATTAACAGCTCCACTGTCTAA
- a CDS encoding TfdA family Taurine catabolism dioxygenase TauD — protein sequence MVLARTLRPAARVARLLEHATTRPIIPSPFLRRRVLPSTSASVHTTSPKTQEAAALRQEPQVEVAATIPDPALRIDPKAQAELEVVEVAILPSRQELLITGQSDGHKHTKHIDVAWLRDRCGCPHCVSPSSGNKSFSTAEIPSGIAFESAKEMPNGSYEIRWTNDIPRAADVGHVSVFPATGPQSLAGLLTERPVLFFHHASVKKAQRYMWNKETLLDKLERIDYKDYMEGGPAFRSTALSLAKIGLVFLTNVPQTEKAVADIALKFGAVKETFYGHTWDVISKPDAENVAYTSSYLGLHSDMLYLDSPPRIQLLHCLENSCSGGESIFSDALHAATWLERFQPESYSALAKYPVPYHYAKNGFFYRQARPVIADKIGEDREVWWSPPFQAPLPGTPDKASSETWQAWIKGARIFQETLEQEDNMYQHRLQPGECVLFDNRRVLHGRRAFDTASGRRWLKGTYVADEDFKSALRPFLEPI from the coding sequence ATGGTCCTGGCACGAACTCTCCGCCCCGCGGCGCGGGTGGCACGCCTCCTCGAGCATGCGACAACGAGACCGATCATCCCCTCTCCTTTCCTCCGCCGGCGTGTCCTGCCTTCGACCTCCGCTAGTGTTCATACCACCTCTCCAAAGACCCAAGAAGCCGCGGCCCTGCGCCAGGAACCACAGGTCGAAGTGGCTGCAACCATACCCGACCCCGCGCTGCGGATAGACCCGAAGGCGCAAGCAGAACTAGAGGTGGTTGAAGTTGCTATCCTACCGAGTCGCCAGGAGCTTCTTATCACCGGTCAATCTGATGGCCATAAGCATACGAAACACATAGACGTGGCTTGGCTCCGAGACCGCTGTGGTTGCCCGCACTGCGTCAGCCCTTCCTCGGGCAACAAGTCCTTCTCCACCGCCGAAATCCCAAGCGGAATTGCCTTCGAGAGCGCAAAGGAGATGCCAAATGGCTCCTATGAGATCCGCTGGACAAACGACATCCCGCGAGCTGCCGACGTTGGCCACGTTTCCGTCTTTCCCGCCACCGGCCCCCAGAGTCTGGCGGGGTTGTTGACCGAACGGCCAGTCCTTTTCTTCCATCATGCCAGTGTGAAAAAGGCCCAGAGGTATATGTGGAATAAGGAAACCCTTCTTGATAAGCTTGAGAGGATCGACTATAAAGACTACATGGAGGGAGGCCCCGCTTTCAGGTCAACCGCCCTTTCGCTCGCCAAGATTGGGCTCGTTTTCCTCACCAATGTGCCTCAAACCGAAAAGGCCGTAGCTGATATAGCTctgaaattcggcgccgtcAAGGAGACATTTTATGGCCACACCTGGGACGTCATCTCTAAACCGGATGCTGAAAACGTTGCCTACACCTCctcttacctaggcctacaCTCGGACATGCTCTATCTCGACTCGCCGCCTCGCATCCAGCTCCTCCATTGCTTGGAGAACTCGTGCTCAGGGGGTGAGTCCATTTTCAGCGACGCCCTACACGCCGCCACCTGGCTCGAAAGGTTCCAACCCGAGTCCTACTCTGCATTGGCCAAATACCCGGTTCCCTATCACTACGCCAAGAATGGTTTCTTCTACCGCCAAGCTCGGCCCGTCATCGCTGATAAAATTGGAGAAGACCGCGAGGTCTGGTGGTCCCCGCCTTTCCAGGCGCCTCTCCCAGGCACGCCTGATAAAGCAAGCTCTGAAACTTGGCAAGCCTGGATCAAGGGAGCGCGGATATTCCAAGAAACCCTGGAGCAAGAAGACAATATGTACCAGCACAGGCTCCAACCGGGCGAGTGCGTGCTATTCGATAACCGACGCGTTCTCCACGGTCGCCGTGCATTCGACACGGCAAGCGGGCGCCGCTGGCTTAAGGGTACATATGTCGCCGATGAAGATTTCAAAAGTGCTCTACGGCCGTTCCTCGAACCCATCTGA
- a CDS encoding CS domain-containing protein yields the protein MSEYTAGAAGMTAVDNRDWETAITQLSKAIKVIKSPKWLIGRSKAYIGTKDFRRALRDAELAQVAAAGRNNRPFMADAQYRRAVAHFRLGELANADTCATWAQRMVEGKSMAELRAPEVDDKGFAQGTRKALQDEITAVRQTEDPAQSKFGAIWNSICALRLQILGGLEKLAGDDEKRKVTVKFAPDVSLDGPDTDEVEEFTKEEIEVAKAEAVAKPQPKKDVRVDFFQSSTTLTVTVFAKNIPKDDFKVDYGDSEISMSHIPGHEPSYTIHLHGRIDPAGSKHTVTANKIEFQLKKAEAVKWPTLQRPADSAAPAANKTNPSPTTIATAQPKAAATSGPAYPTSSKSGPKNWDKLEGADDDDSSDINGFFKTLYKDATPEARRAMMKSFTESNGTSLSTDWEDVKNRKVETVPPEGVEAKNWES from the exons ATGTCCGAATACACAGCCGGCGCAGCCGGCATGACCGCCGTCGACAACAGAGACTGGGAAACCGCCATCACCCAGCTCTCCAAGGCGATCAAGGTCATCAAATCCCCCAAGTGGCTCATCGGCCGCTCCAAGGCCTACATCGGCACAAAGGACTTCCGCCGCGCCCTCCGCGACGCCGAACTCGCCCAAGTCGCCGCCGCGGGCCGCAACAACCGCCCCTTCATGGCCGACGCGCAGTACCGCCGCGCCGTCGCCCACTTCCGTCTCGGCGAGCTGGCCAACGCAGATACCTGCGCCACCTGGGCCCAGCGCATGGTCGAGGGCAAGAGCATGGCCGAGCTGAGGGCGCCGGAGGTCGACGACAAGGGGTTCGCGCAGGGTACTAGGAAGGCGCTGCAGGATGAGATAACGGCTGTCAGGCAGACGGAGGATCCGGCGCAGAGTAAGTTTGGGGCCATCTGGAACTCCATTTGCGCTTTGCGGCTGCAGATCCTGGGCGGGCTGGAGAAGCTTGCGGGGGACGATGAGAAGAGAAAGGTGACGGTGAAGTTTGCGCCTGACGTCTCGCTTGATGGTCCTGATACAGATGAGGTGGAGGAGTTTACAAAGGAGGAGATTGAGGTGGCCAAGGCGGAGGCGGTCGCGAAGCCGCAGCCCAAGAAGGATGTGCGTGTGGACTTCTTCCAGAGCAGTACTACTTTGACAGTCACTGTCTTTGCGAAGAACATCCCCAAGGACGACTTCAAGGTCGACTATGGCGATTCTGAG ATCAGCATGTCGCACATTCCCGGCCATGAGCCCTCTTACACGATCCATCTCCACGGCCGCATCGACCCCGCTGGGTCGAAGCACACCGTCACCGCGAACAAGATTGAGTTCCAACTCAAGAAGGCGGAGGCCGTCAAGTGGCCTACACTGCAACGTCCCGCCGACAGCGCCGCTCCGGCAGCGAACAAGACCAACCCATCGCCCACTACAATAGCAACCGCGCAACCCAAGGCTGCCGCGACCTCTGGCCCCGCATACCCGACCTCTTCCAAGTCCGGACCCAAGAACTGGGATAAGCTCGAAGGcgccgacgatgacgatAGCTCCGATATCAACGGGTTCTTCAAGACGCTGTACAAGGACGCCACGCCAGAGGCACGGCGCGCCATGATGAAGTCCTTCACGGAGAGCAACGGCACGTCGCTCAGCACCGACTGGGAGGACGTCAAGAACCGCAAGGTCGAGACTGTCCCTCCTGAAGGTGTCGAGGCTAAGAACTGGGAGTCTTAG
- a CDS encoding squalene/oxidosqualene cyclase, with protein LSKAGAAEVYFALVWNCGPQHRSSPAPRRLQPPSHRGQLPPAMVAEKAPSVASSNGTFGAKSVQSRKRVAEAIAEQEWPKKPRIDAKTDRTKWRMKDEDGRHTWKYLEGDDAAKDWPQTYADKYYLGLPLDLPILPEPENPLDATRNGLEFVEKLQLPYGDWGCEYGGPMFLLPSAVIAWYVTKTPISSAFATEIKNYLFARAHPELGGWGLHTEGISTVFGTSMNYTTLRLIGVDAEEPIMVKARARLHELGGATKGPHWAKWWLAVLGVVDWEIVNPVPPEIWLLPDWVPIAPWRWWVHIRQVFLPMSYVYSKRWTCEETEVIRDLKKELFPENWASINWKANRNSIAQVDNYNPKSWLLNTVNWCLVNIWNPYLRTNWIKERAEAWTSDLVDMEDANTDYLGLAPVNGPMNHIVCYIRDGPGAYTVRRHADRIMDSLWVNAEGMLGNGTNGVQCWDTAFMIQSVVAAGLETDDRWRPMLEKALGFLDRQQIRENCKDSDKCYRQQRKGGWPFSNREQGYAVSDCISEALKAVILLQKTEGYLQLLDDQRIFDAIDSILLYQNETGGVGSYEQRRGGEYMELLNAAEVFGRIMIEYDYPECTTACVTVLSLFQKHWPDYRKDDIRIFVKRAVNWIRSHQNIDGSWYGSWGICFTYAGMFALESLAFAGDTYSTSKVSRRGCDFFISKQREDGGWSESYKASETMEYHEHPRGSLVVQTAWALIGLMEAEYPHMEPLRKGIQFLMDRQQANGEWLQETMEGVFNKSCTIAYPNYKFTFPIKALGMFARKYPDEKLTPGISDKGDL; from the exons CTCTCGAAAGCCGGTGCCGCTGAAGTTTATTTTGCGCTGGTCTGGAACT GCGGCCCTCAACATCGCTCCTCCCCTGCACCACGACGACTTCAACCGCCGTCACACAGAGGACAATTACCGCCTGCCATGGTCGCCGAGAAAGCCCCATCCGTTGCGTCGAGCAATGGCACTTTTGGGGCCAAATCCGTTCAGTCTCGCAAGCGCGTCGCAGAAGCCATCGCCGAGCAGGAATGGCCCAAGAAGCCCCGCATCGATGCCAAAACCGATCGCACAAAATGGAGGATGAAGGACGAGGACGGCCGACACACCTGGAAATACTTGGAGGGCGACGACGCCGCAAAGGACTGGCCCCAGACCTACGCCGACAAGTACTACTTGGGTCTTCCTCTT GACCTCCCAATCCTTCCCGAGCCCGAAAATCCACTCGATGCGACACGCAATGGCCTCGAATTCGTCGAAAAGCTTCAACTTCCCTACGGCGACTGGGGTTGCGAATACGGCGGTCCCATGTTCCTACTCCCAAGTGCCGTTATCGCCTGGTATGTCACCAAGACGCCCATCTCGTCCGCCTTCGCAACCGAAATCAAGAACTATCTCTTCGCCCGCGCGCATCCTGAGTTGGGTGGCTGGGGTCTCCATACCGAAGGTATCAGTACCGTCTTTGGCACCTCCATGAATTATACAACCTTGCGCCTCATTGGCGTCGATGCTGAGGAGCCCATCATGGTGAAGGCTAGAGCAAGACTTCATGAGCTCGGTGGCGCAACGAAAGGGCCGCACTGGGCCAAGTGGTGGCTCGCTGTCCTGGGAGTTGTGGACTGGGAGATTGTCAACCCTGTTCCCCCCGAGATCTGGCTGCTGCCAGACTGGGTGCCCATTGCCCCTTGGCGGTGGTGGGTTCACATTCGTCAGGTCTTCTTGCCAATGTCATACGTATACTCCAAGCGCTGGACTTGTGAAGAGACTGAAGTCATTCGCGACCTCAAGAAGGAGCTCTTCCCCGAGAATTGGGCATCCATCAACTGGAAGGCGAACCGCAACAGCATTGCACAGGTCGACAACTACAACCCCAAGTCCTGGCTGCTCAACACGGTGAACTGGTGCTTGGTCAATATCTGGAACCCCTATCTGCGAACAAACTGGATCAAGGAGAGAGCTGAAGCTTGGACCAGTGACTTGGTTGACATGGAGGATGCCAACACGGACTACCTAGGTCTGGCGCCAGTCAATGGCCCCATGAACCACATTGTCTGCTACATTCGGGATGGCCCAGGGGCTTACACCGTCCGTCGACACGCTGACAGAATCATGGACTCCCTATGGGTCAATGCCGAGGGCATGCTGGGCAACGGTACTAACGGCGTCCAATGCTGGGACACCGCCTTCATGATCCAGTCAGTCGTCGCTGCTGGTCTCGAGACTGATGATCGTTGGCGCCCCATGCTGGAGAAGGCCCTCGGCTTCCTCGACAGGCAGCAGATTCGTGAAAACTGCAAAGATTCGGACAAGTGCTACCGCCAGCAGCGCAAGGGCGGTTGGCCTTTCAGCAACAGAGAACAAGGCTACGCTGTCAGTGACTGCATTTCTGAGGCGCTCAAGGCCGTCATCTTGCTGCAAAAGACCGAGGGCTACCTCCAGCTTCTCGATGACCAGCGTATTTTTGATGCCATCGACTCCATTCTTCTTTACCAAAACGAGACCGGAGGCGTGGGCTCATACGAACAGCGTCGCGGGGGCGAGTACATGGAGTTGCTCAATGCCGCCGAGGTCTTTGGCCGCATCATGATCGAGTACGACTACCCCGAATGCACCACTGCCTGCGTCACGGTCTTGTCGCTCTTCCAGAAGCACTGGCCCGATTATCGCAAGGATGACATCCGCATCTTTGTCAAGCGTGCTGTGAACTGGATCCGTTCCCACCAGAACATTGATGGTTCTTGGTACGGAAGCTGGGGTATCTGCTTCACCTATGCGGGTATGTTTGCGTTGGAGAGTCTGGCCTTCGCAGGAGACACCTACAGCACCAGCAAAGTCTCCAGGAGGGGCTGTGACTTCTTCATCTCCAAGCAGAGAGAGGATGGTGGATGGTCCGAGAGCTACAAA GCTTCCGAGACAATGGAGTACCACGAACACCCGAGAGGATCCCTAGTAGTGCAAACCGCCTGGGCCCTGATCGGCCTGATGGAGGCTGAGTACCCCCACATGGAGCCCCTTCGAAAGGGTATCCAATTCCTCATGGATCGCCAGCAAGCCAATGGTGAATGGCTCCAGGAGACGATGGAAGGCGTTTTCAACAAGAGCTGCACGATTGCGTATCCCAACTACAAGTTCACGTTCCCGATCAAGGCGCTTGGCATGTTTGCCCGCAAATATCCAGATGAGAAGCTTACCCCTGGCATTAGCGACAAGGGGGACTTGTAG
- a CDS encoding type IIB DNA topoisomerase produces the protein MDFATPPLLKGRREGQLTPQLSNPSQSSNVVTIPDPDPHRNAIGLAIVKLEDILISARESLLQSREISIPFRTRPSTNQSTSNHGPSRTTRLAVRFPGRTAEEATKFTRIMRIMQLSLNALTEGRLITKRNIYYQDTDLFKRQSIVDNLVDDLAFTLGLGREDLGIGILIPSARTVSEIDFGPAHWVLVIEKEVGLVWCWLQNIADWNRQRIGHWHRRGTRRLQPLAWAFLSRSGKGYPDLNTKQFVHLLHTAKPELPIFALVDFDCYGIAIMRCYSYGTRGHAHEKATTVPSMQWLGIKSDDLAFRQDATPSHGPGINGSQRRPGASLFDSTSSLTLRDRTRAINTIKEIEEDGTENDQDCRRELQVMLFLGIKAEIQAVDNAGDMSRWLDEHLGTF, from the exons ATGGACTTTGCTACACCCCCGTTGCTCAAGGGCCGCCGAGAGGGCCAACTAACGCCACAGCTGTCTAATCCGAGTCAATCAAGCAACGTCGTGACCATCCCCGATCCGGATCCACATAGGAATGCAATCGGGCTCGCCATTGTGAAGTTGGAAGATATCCTGATATCTGCTCGAGAATCATTGCTACAGTCTCGAGAAATATCCATTCCCTTCAGGACCCGACCTTCCACAAACCAATCCACGAGCAACCATGGCCCATCTCGGACAACTCGATTAGCAGTTCGCTTCCCGGGCCGGACAGCAGAGGAAGCAACCAAGTTCA CACGTATCATGCGCATCATGCAACTGTCCCTGAACGCCCTGACGGAAGGCCGGCTGATTACCAAGAG GAACATCTACTATCAGGACACCGATTTATTCAAAAGACAGTCCATCGTCGACAACCTCGTTGATGACCTTGCCTTTACGCTGGGCCTCGGGAGGGAGGACCTCGGTATA GGGATCCTCATACCCTCAGCCAGGACTGTCTCCGAGATTGACTTTGGTCCAGCACATTGGGTCCTAGTCATCGAGAAAGAGGTTGGACTGGTTTGGTGTTGGCTGCAAAACATTGCTGACTGGAACAGGCAACGTATCGGACACTGGCATCGGCGAGGTACTAGGAGACTTCAGCCTTTGGCTTGGGCATTCTTGTCACGGTCA GGCAAAGGTTACCCAGATTTGAACACCAAGCAGTTCGTACACCTTCTGCACACAGCCAAACCTGAGCTTCCAATTTTCGCTCTTGTGGACTTCGACTGCTATGGTATTGCCATCATGCGCTGCTATAGCTACGGCACACGGGGACACGCACACGAAAAGGCAACGACTGTACCTAGCATGCAGTGGCTCGGCATAAAAAGCGACGATCTCGCATTCCGTCAGGATGCAACCCCTAGCCACGGGCCCGGTATCAACGGCAGCCAAAGGCGGCCTGGTGCGAGCTTGTTCGACTCTACTAGTTCTCTTACGCTGCGAGATAGAACGCGCGCTATCAACACGATCAAGGAAATCGAAGAGGACGGCACCGAAAATGATCAAGATTGCCGACGAGAACTACAGGTGATGCTGTTTCTTGGCATCAAGGCAGAGATCCAAGCTGTGGACAATGCAGGAGACATGTCGAGATGGCTCGATGAGCACTTGGGGACTTTCTGA